In Amycolatopsis sp. EV170708-02-1, the following are encoded in one genomic region:
- a CDS encoding FAD-binding oxidoreductase produces the protein MKLGRRNFLKLAGATAAGVAATACSAAPPAQAPSSAPGTSLPPSTGVTPPSGPPDWAALRNKVSLLLPGDSGYDSAKRVFNPAFDGLKPAAIAKCAKPEDVQAAVSAAARRVPIAARSGGHSYAGYSVPDGGLMIDLGGMSSVDVQGEQVVIGAGAKLKNVYATLGAAGRCLPAGSCPSVGIAGLTLGGGIGVLARKYGLTCDHLVSARVVTADGKLRTASAESEPELFWALRGGGGGNFGVVTSFTFRTDPAPSAVSVFSLRFPVGSADDVLAEWQRWLPEAPPELWANVVLSGGSPVGARISGCYVGDSASLGKLLDGFPGATRSVKQLDYLGAMKYFSGSESRQSFVASSRILEEPADPAKLTSVLKGRRGMDLLVDGLGGAVADVAPDATAFWHRKAIGSVQIYSQADTRNLSVATDSVAEVVTGLGLGGGYVNYIDPALPDWMTAYYGGNATRLKQVAKTYDPDKVFGFAQAVTPD, from the coding sequence ATGAAGCTGGGGCGAAGGAACTTCCTCAAACTCGCCGGTGCGACGGCGGCCGGGGTGGCCGCGACGGCGTGTTCCGCCGCGCCTCCGGCCCAGGCGCCCAGCTCCGCGCCGGGAACTTCGTTGCCGCCGAGCACCGGCGTCACGCCGCCGTCCGGGCCGCCGGACTGGGCGGCGTTGCGGAACAAGGTTTCCCTGCTCTTGCCGGGGGATTCCGGCTACGACAGCGCCAAACGCGTGTTCAACCCGGCCTTCGACGGGCTCAAGCCCGCCGCGATCGCGAAATGCGCCAAGCCCGAAGACGTGCAGGCTGCCGTTTCCGCTGCCGCGAGACGAGTTCCCATCGCCGCGCGCAGTGGTGGGCACAGCTACGCCGGCTACTCGGTTCCCGATGGCGGCTTGATGATTGACCTCGGCGGAATGTCCTCAGTGGACGTCCAAGGTGAACAGGTCGTGATCGGCGCGGGTGCGAAATTGAAGAACGTCTACGCGACGCTCGGCGCGGCAGGTCGTTGCCTGCCCGCTGGTTCCTGTCCCAGTGTCGGGATCGCCGGGCTGACCCTCGGCGGTGGAATCGGTGTCCTCGCCCGAAAATACGGCCTCACCTGTGATCACCTGGTGTCCGCGCGAGTCGTGACGGCGGACGGGAAGCTGCGGACGGCGTCGGCGGAGTCCGAGCCCGAGCTGTTCTGGGCGTTGCGCGGTGGGGGAGGCGGCAACTTCGGTGTCGTCACCTCGTTCACCTTTCGCACCGATCCGGCGCCTTCGGCCGTTTCGGTGTTCTCGCTGCGCTTTCCGGTGGGCAGCGCGGACGACGTGCTCGCCGAGTGGCAGCGATGGCTTCCCGAAGCTCCGCCCGAGTTGTGGGCGAATGTCGTGCTGTCCGGTGGATCGCCGGTCGGCGCGCGCATCTCCGGTTGCTACGTCGGCGATTCCGCTTCCTTGGGCAAGTTGCTGGACGGATTCCCCGGTGCGACGCGTTCCGTCAAGCAGCTCGACTACCTCGGTGCGATGAAGTACTTCTCCGGCAGCGAAAGCCGACAGTCCTTTGTGGCCTCGTCACGAATACTCGAAGAACCGGCGGACCCCGCGAAGCTGACGTCCGTGCTCAAGGGCAGGCGCGGGATGGATCTCCTGGTCGACGGTCTCGGCGGCGCCGTCGCCGACGTCGCGCCGGACGCCACCGCGTTCTGGCACCGGAAGGCGATCGGCAGCGTGCAGATCTACAGTCAGGCCGATACGCGTAACCTTTCCGTGGCAACGGATTCCGTCGCGGAAGTGGTGACGGGTCTCGGGCTGGGCGGGGGCTACGTCAACTACATCGACCCCGCCCTGCCCGACTGGATGACGGCGTACTACGGCGGCAATGCCACCCGCCTCAAGCAGGTGGCCAAAACCTACGACCCGGACAAGGTCTTCGGGTTCGCGCAGGCCGTCACTCCGGATTAG
- a CDS encoding ABC transporter ATP-binding protein: MNARLRARELELGYGEKPVVTGLDLDVLDGTVTAIIGPNGCGKSTLLRALARLLKPREGAVLLDGERIDKLPTREVAKIIGLLPQTPSAPEGLTVSDLVRRGRHPHQSWYRQWSSSDDEAIERALRLTGMDEFAGRVVDQLSGGQRQRAWISMTLAQETGLLLLDEPITYLDLAHQIDVLDLVYRLHKDRGTTVVMVLHDLNLAARYADKLVAMRDGRIVAQGPPAEVLTEPLLDEIFGLSAKVMEDPVSGTPLVVPVSAHLRA; the protein is encoded by the coding sequence GTGAATGCCAGACTGCGTGCCCGGGAACTGGAACTCGGTTACGGCGAAAAGCCCGTCGTGACCGGGCTCGACCTCGACGTCCTCGACGGGACCGTCACCGCGATCATCGGCCCCAACGGCTGTGGCAAATCCACCCTGCTGCGGGCGCTGGCGCGGTTGCTCAAGCCACGCGAGGGCGCGGTACTGCTGGACGGCGAGCGGATCGACAAGCTGCCGACCCGCGAGGTCGCCAAGATCATCGGCCTGTTGCCGCAGACGCCGTCCGCCCCCGAAGGGCTGACCGTCTCCGATCTGGTCCGGCGCGGGCGGCATCCGCACCAGAGCTGGTACCGGCAGTGGTCCTCCTCCGATGACGAGGCGATCGAACGGGCGCTGCGGCTGACCGGGATGGACGAGTTCGCGGGCCGGGTCGTCGACCAGCTTTCCGGCGGGCAGCGTCAGCGGGCGTGGATCTCGATGACGCTGGCCCAGGAGACCGGGCTGCTCCTGCTGGACGAGCCGATCACCTACCTCGACCTCGCGCACCAGATCGACGTCCTGGACCTGGTCTACCGGCTGCACAAGGATCGCGGGACCACCGTGGTGATGGTGCTGCACGACCTGAACCTCGCCGCCAGGTACGCGGACAAGCTGGTGGCGATGCGCGACGGCCGGATCGTCGCGCAGGGCCCGCCCGCGGAGGTCCTCACCGAGCCGCTCCTCGACGAGATCTTCGGCCTGTCGGCGAAGGTCATGGAGGATCCGGTGTCCGGTACCCCGCTGGTCGTGCCGGTGAGCGCACACCTTCGGGCGTAG
- a CDS encoding iron chelate uptake ABC transporter family permease subunit — protein MTAPKVISFGPAAWTVRPRTLAVAILAAVALVLVAALNIGIGTSHIGLGDVLKTLFGGGTARERGIIFDLRMPRTLTAIGVGAALGLSGALFQTIARNPLASPDILGITWGAGVGAVGVIVAGGTGGQVSGLASTLGVPLAGLAGGVIAGILLYALSWRRGIDGYRLVLIGIALSAVGYNLVYWMLTIGDVDNAARATTWIVGSLADVGWESVAPVLLALAVLAPVTLIAGHTIGGLQFGDDTARGLGIRVDAARATLLLLGAALAAVATAAAGPITFVALATPQIALRLVRSAQPPLFGSMLLGALLTVGADFVVRVTPVLSGLPVGVLTAILGAPYLIFLFVRSRKEERA, from the coding sequence ATGACGGCTCCCAAGGTGATCTCGTTCGGCCCGGCTGCCTGGACGGTCCGGCCGAGGACGCTCGCCGTCGCGATCCTCGCGGCGGTCGCGCTGGTGCTGGTCGCGGCGCTGAACATCGGCATCGGCACCTCCCACATCGGCCTCGGCGACGTCCTGAAGACACTGTTCGGCGGCGGCACCGCGCGGGAACGCGGGATCATCTTCGACCTGCGGATGCCGCGCACGCTGACCGCGATCGGCGTCGGCGCCGCACTCGGTCTTTCGGGCGCGCTGTTCCAGACCATCGCCCGGAACCCGCTGGCCAGCCCGGACATCCTCGGGATCACCTGGGGCGCGGGCGTCGGCGCGGTCGGCGTGATCGTCGCCGGCGGCACCGGCGGCCAGGTCAGCGGCCTGGCGAGCACGCTGGGCGTCCCGCTCGCCGGGCTGGCGGGCGGGGTGATCGCGGGAATCCTGCTGTACGCGCTTTCCTGGCGGCGCGGGATCGACGGCTACCGGCTCGTGCTGATCGGTATCGCGCTTTCGGCCGTCGGCTACAACCTCGTGTACTGGATGCTGACCATCGGAGACGTCGACAACGCCGCGCGCGCGACGACGTGGATCGTGGGCAGCCTCGCCGACGTCGGCTGGGAATCGGTCGCCCCGGTCCTGCTCGCACTGGCCGTGCTCGCCCCGGTCACACTGATCGCCGGGCACACCATCGGCGGGCTGCAGTTCGGCGACGACACCGCGCGCGGCCTCGGTATCCGGGTCGACGCCGCCCGGGCGACCTTGCTGCTGCTCGGAGCGGCCTTGGCCGCCGTCGCCACCGCGGCCGCGGGCCCGATCACCTTCGTCGCGCTGGCCACCCCGCAGATCGCCTTGAGGCTGGTCCGCTCGGCGCAGCCGCCGCTGTTCGGATCGATGCTCCTCGGCGCGCTGCTGACCGTCGGCGCGGACTTCGTGGTGCGGGTGACCCCGGTCCTGTCCGGGCTCCCGGTCGGCGTGCTGACGGCGATCCTCGGCGCGCCGTACCTGATCTTCCTGTTCGTCCGCAGCCGTAAGGAGGAGCGCGCGTGA
- a CDS encoding iron ABC transporter permease — MSTVEVRVGKATAGALLVTLLAVICVASVALGARSIPLGVVWDAIFHPTGVPDHLIVRSLRVPRTLLGVLAGLALGAAGALMQGHTRNPLADPGLLGVTQGAAFAVVLAVVVLGIDDLYAFIWFGFAGALVASAVVFLLGAVGGRGATPVTLALAGAAVSALLNGIISAIVLGDDRGMETYRFWHVGSIAGRDPAMIGQIAPFVAAGLLLAVINTPGMNTLALGEDVAVALGRRVGRTRLLGVAAITLLTGAAVAACGPIAFLGLLVPHFARAISGPDYRWLVPFSAVLGAILLLAADLLGRVVASDSLEVGIMLAVLGVPVFVHLVRKKGLARI; from the coding sequence ATGTCCACAGTGGAAGTTCGTGTTGGAAAGGCGACAGCGGGAGCTCTGCTCGTCACCCTTCTGGCTGTGATCTGCGTCGCGAGTGTCGCCCTCGGTGCGCGTTCGATTCCTTTGGGTGTCGTCTGGGACGCGATCTTCCATCCCACGGGTGTGCCGGATCACCTGATCGTCCGTTCGTTGCGGGTGCCGCGCACGCTGCTCGGTGTCCTGGCGGGACTCGCGCTCGGCGCGGCCGGGGCGCTCATGCAGGGCCACACCCGGAACCCGCTCGCGGACCCCGGTCTGCTCGGCGTCACCCAGGGCGCGGCGTTCGCGGTGGTGCTCGCCGTCGTCGTGCTGGGCATCGACGACCTCTACGCGTTCATCTGGTTCGGCTTCGCGGGTGCCCTCGTCGCGAGCGCCGTGGTGTTCCTGCTCGGCGCCGTCGGCGGCCGCGGCGCCACCCCGGTGACGCTGGCGCTGGCCGGAGCCGCGGTGAGCGCCCTGCTCAACGGCATCATCTCCGCGATCGTGCTCGGCGACGACCGCGGGATGGAGACCTATCGCTTCTGGCATGTGGGTTCGATCGCGGGCCGCGACCCCGCGATGATCGGCCAGATCGCCCCCTTCGTGGCGGCCGGCCTGCTCCTCGCGGTGATCAACACCCCGGGGATGAACACGCTCGCGCTCGGTGAGGACGTGGCCGTCGCGCTCGGACGGCGGGTCGGCCGGACGCGGTTGCTCGGGGTCGCGGCGATCACGCTGCTGACCGGAGCCGCCGTCGCCGCCTGCGGGCCGATCGCGTTCCTCGGCCTGCTCGTCCCGCATTTCGCGCGGGCGATCAGCGGACCCGACTACCGCTGGCTGGTGCCGTTCTCGGCCGTGCTCGGCGCGATCCTGCTGCTCGCCGCGGACCTCCTCGGCCGCGTCGTCGCCTCGGACAGCCTGGAGGTCGGCATCATGCTGGCGGTGCTCGGCGTGCCGGTGTTCGTCCACCTCGTCCGCAAGAAGGGCCTGGCACGGATATGA
- a CDS encoding ABC transporter substrate-binding protein yields the protein MTPPRRAIVAFVVTACLALSACGGGAQESASTGTAQSGFPRTVEHVMGSTTIDKQPATVAALDSSYVDAALALEAKVVAYTKYRNYDKLPDYLGDDRKYAEGAKEIGALESPDIEKLYDIKPDLIVSAKVRHEKFYAEFSKVAPTVFSQTTGATWKDNIRMLGKALGKEALAEQKIKAYEERARKVGEAIKAKLGKPATVSVVRFIEGEPTVRLYSSASFPGTVMADAGLQRPAGQPDNKAKISNDLSQEEIGKLDAEAIFVASYTDETKQAENPKTKFETNPLWGTLKGKKIDVNDTTWFTSVSLQGANAMLDDLAKQFGVDSFRA from the coding sequence ATGACCCCACCCCGGCGCGCAATCGTCGCCTTCGTCGTGACAGCCTGCCTGGCACTCTCCGCATGCGGTGGCGGAGCACAGGAATCCGCCTCCACCGGCACCGCCCAAAGTGGATTCCCGCGCACCGTCGAGCACGTGATGGGCTCGACCACGATCGACAAGCAGCCCGCCACCGTCGCGGCGCTCGACTCCAGCTACGTCGACGCGGCGCTCGCGCTCGAGGCGAAGGTCGTGGCGTACACCAAATATCGCAACTACGACAAGCTGCCGGACTACCTGGGCGACGACCGCAAGTACGCGGAGGGCGCCAAGGAGATCGGCGCGCTCGAAAGCCCGGACATCGAGAAGCTGTACGACATCAAGCCGGATCTGATCGTTTCGGCGAAGGTGCGCCACGAGAAGTTCTACGCGGAGTTCAGCAAGGTCGCACCCACGGTGTTCAGCCAGACCACCGGCGCCACCTGGAAGGACAACATCCGCATGCTCGGCAAGGCGCTGGGCAAGGAAGCCTTGGCGGAGCAGAAGATCAAGGCCTACGAGGAGCGCGCCCGCAAGGTCGGCGAGGCGATCAAGGCCAAACTCGGCAAGCCCGCGACCGTCTCCGTGGTCCGCTTCATCGAAGGAGAACCCACGGTGCGGCTCTACAGCAGCGCGTCGTTCCCCGGCACCGTGATGGCCGACGCCGGGCTCCAGCGCCCCGCCGGCCAGCCGGACAACAAGGCGAAGATCTCCAACGACCTGAGCCAGGAAGAGATCGGGAAGCTCGACGCCGAGGCGATCTTCGTCGCCAGCTACACCGATGAGACCAAGCAGGCCGAGAACCCGAAGACGAAGTTCGAAACGAACCCGCTTTGGGGAACCCTCAAGGGCAAGAAGATCGACGTCAACGACACCACCTGGTTCACCTCGGTGAGCCTGCAGGGCGCGAACGCCATGCTCGACGACCTCGCGAAGCAGTTCGGCGTGGACTCGTTCCGCGCTTAG
- a CDS encoding maleylpyruvate isomerase N-terminal domain-containing protein: protein MTASERAHVLLNRVRALHEEWARLARGLDEEAVRAPSGLPGWTRAHLLSHLARNADGLVNLLTWAKSGVETPMYAGEAARDDDIEKGAYRSAEEIAEDVVAAAARFVEVASDLPDEAWQARVRARQGREIPAEFVLWLRLSETAIHLADLDLGYDWARVADLLGDEFEIVVGNAIGMYGGELPSVLLIAVGSDGARHEWRMGTGEPVTLTGSPGDVLAWITGRSDGSTLDGTAPPLPRWL, encoded by the coding sequence GTGACAGCCTCCGAACGCGCACACGTCCTGCTGAACCGCGTCCGCGCCCTGCACGAGGAATGGGCGCGGCTGGCGCGCGGGCTCGACGAGGAGGCCGTGCGCGCCCCCAGCGGATTGCCCGGCTGGACGCGGGCGCATCTGCTGTCCCATCTCGCGCGCAACGCCGACGGCCTGGTCAACCTGCTCACCTGGGCGAAATCGGGTGTCGAGACGCCGATGTACGCCGGTGAGGCGGCCAGGGACGACGACATCGAGAAGGGCGCGTACCGGTCCGCCGAGGAGATCGCCGAAGACGTCGTCGCCGCCGCGGCACGGTTCGTCGAGGTCGCGTCGGATCTGCCGGACGAGGCATGGCAGGCCCGGGTGCGTGCCCGGCAGGGGCGGGAGATCCCGGCGGAGTTCGTGCTGTGGCTCAGGCTCTCCGAAACCGCCATCCACTTGGCGGATCTCGATCTCGGCTACGACTGGGCCCGCGTCGCCGACTTGCTCGGCGACGAGTTCGAGATCGTCGTCGGCAACGCCATCGGCATGTACGGCGGCGAGCTGCCCTCCGTCCTGCTGATCGCCGTCGGCTCCGACGGGGCCCGGCACGAATGGCGGATGGGCACCGGAGAGCCGGTCACGCTGACCGGCTCCCCGGGCGACGTCCTGGCGTGGATCACCGGCCGCAGCGATGGATCCACTTTGGACGGTACCGCGCCACCACTGCCGCGGTGGCTGTGA